The region ATAGTTCTTGTGTGGAAAGAGGTTTCTTAACCATTTTGGTTTTTCGGCTTTTAAAGTTTTTAAAAGGGTCTTTTAGGATAACTTCCTTATCGATTGCACGAATGACAATTTTTTTGAAATTAGCAATGTATTTAAGCGTGGTATTGTTGCTGCAATTTCGAACTGTTCTCAGGTAAAACTCAAAGTCCTTAATAAATTCAAGATTTAGATCTGTAAATTCAATATCATCAGCATTAAATTTAAATCGAATAAATGATCTTAAATGATTTATTGTAATGGTAAAGCGATCAAGAGTGCCTTTAGCATATCCTTTTCCAAGCAGGGCAGTCATTTCATCATTGTGCTTTTGAAATTCTTCCAGCACTTTAACCCTTGGAGTAATCTTTCCCAGTAAGTAATCCATAACCTTTTGAGAAGTTACTGGTTTTCCGCTGTACATAATCTCTGTTTTGTACTCATTGATTTTTAAAATCAGCGAATCCAAAAAAAAGTTAAGGGATCTTGCATCTTCTTTACTGCCGATCGCTCTTTCGGTTTTCTGATCCCAGCGGGTGCTGTCCCATTTTCGCTTGGTGGATGTTTCCTTTGGAATGCCATCTACGGTTATCCTAAGGTAAACGGTTCTAATTTTACTTTCATTGCGGGGCATTTTCAAAAAGAAAACCAACCCAAAGCTGCTCTCTAACATAATTCAACTTTTTAGATTAATAAATGTAGAATTATAGCATCAAAAAAACAAGTCGTTAATCTCGTTAACCTCTGTATTTACAAGTGTTTAAGTGGTATTCTGTGGCACATTTTGACGACATGGAAATGTGCCACGATTTTGCCATAGAAATTCAGAGCGTTTTTATAAATATTGAAAAGTGCTTTAAAACAAAAAAACCTGCGAATCCTTGGATTTGCAGGTTTTACCACGTTTTTGAAAAGATTGAAAAAGTTGCCTTTTTGCTTCTTTTACCCTTTTAGTGGGGAGAGCAGGATTCGAACCTGCGAAGTTTTCACAGCAGATTTACAGTCTGCCCTCGTTGGCCGCTTGAGTATCTCCCCGAAGCCTTTGAGTACAACACTTTGTTGTTGTTAGCGGTGCAAATATAGCAACAGTTTTCGTTTCTACAAACTAATTTTGCACTTAATTTTAGTATTATTTTTAACGTATTGGTATTGAATAAAATAAAAAAAAATCTCCACTAGGGAGATTTTAATTTTGATTGAAGAAACAGACTATTTAGCCAAAAGTTCTTTGATTTTTGCTCTAAGTTCGTCGCCTCTTAAGTCTTTTGCAACTACTTTTCCGGAAGCATCCAGAATAAAAGTAGCAGGAATAGATTCAACTTGGTATTGTTTGGCTATTGGTTCATCCCAAAACTTCAGATTAGAAACCTGATTCCAGGTTAATTTATCTTTAGCAATGGCTTCTTTCCATTTAGCGGCATCTTTGTCAAGTGAGACTCCTATAATATTTAATCCTTTTGAGTGGAATTCTTTGTAGATGGCCACTACGTTAGGATTTTCTTGACGACAAGGACCACACCAAGACGCCCAAAAATCTACAATGGTAACTTTTCCTAAGCTCTCTTTTAGAGAAATGACTTTTCCGTCAGGATTAGGAGCAGAAAAATTAGAAGTTCATTTAGCGTCACCTACAGCTGGAGCACTAGCACCAACAGAAGGCGATTTCATTTCAGTAAGTCTAGTTTTTATAGCTTTACCTGGTTTTGAATTTTTTAAAGTTTCATCTAAGCTATTGTAGATTGCTTCTGTTTTTTTAATATCAGCGCTAGGATCATTAAGCATTCCTTGTACGATTAAAACACTGATGAATGATTTTGGATGTGTTTCAGAATAAGTAGTGTATTTCGTTTTAGAGGCAACACCTACTTCTTCTTGTATTTTTGAATAACCTTTCATCAAATTATTGATCACAGCAGTATCTTGAGTTTCCTGTGCTGTTTTCATTGCTTGCATGTTTTTATTTTGAAAATCCATTAGTTTCTTTTGAACTACCTTCATTTCTTCATTAAATTTAACATACTCGTCATTGCTGTAAGTACCAGAAACTTTAGATTTATGAATACTGTCTTTATCTATTGCAATATTAATTTCTCCGTTTTCTAGAATAAAAGGAACTTTAGCATAAGGTGCTGTACCAGGAGCGGATTCTAATTGTAACATATGGAAAGACGGTTCAGTAACTTTTCCTTTGATTTCAAATTTACCGTTTTCAACTTTCACAGTATCTATAGAAACTACTCCCATACCGTTAGCATCTGGTGTTTCTAAGATTATTGTTTTTCCGTTTTCAATACCGGCTGCAGTACCAGTGATTAGGAATTCATCTTTTCCAACTTTGCTACAAGAAATAAAAACAACAGTAGCTGAAAGTAATAAAACTATTTTTTTCATTATTAATTTAGTTAATTAAGTTAAGTGTGCAAAAGTATTTAATTTTATCAAAGTATAAATCTTTTTTGGAGCTAATTTTTTGTTATATTTTAAATTACAAAAAATATAAACGGCTTTATTCGTTCCTTATTTTTTTACACAATCAATTGATGATTTTTTTAAATTACAGGAATTTTATTTTAGTTGATATTTAGGTGTTTATTTATTCTCGGGCATACAAAACGGGCTATAATTTGATTTATAGCAGATGACTTTTATTAGTAGATAAGAAATACAAATAAGTAGTGCAGTAACGACCTTAATTTTTAGTCAGATTGTGTTTTAGTTCACAATCCTGTATGCTAGACTCCGCATGTTCTAACTCGTTCTGGGTAATTTTAATTTCTAGATTTATTGTTCTTAAATCCTTATGT is a window of Flavobacterium acetivorans DNA encoding:
- a CDS encoding DUF4369 domain-containing protein; translated protein: MKKIVLLLSATVVFISCSKVGKDEFLITGTAAGIENGKTIILETPDANGMGVVSIDTVKVENGKFEIKGKVTEPSFHMLQLESAPGTAPYAKVPFILENGEINIAIDKDSIHKSKVSGTYSNDEYVKFNEEMKVVQKKLMDFQNKNMQAMKTAQETQDTAVINNLMKGYSKIQEEVGVASKTKYTTYSETHPKSFISVLIVQGMLNDPSADIKKTEAIYNSLDETLKNSKPGKAIKTRLTEMKSPSVGASAPAVGDAK
- a CDS encoding site-specific integrase, translating into MLESSFGLVFFLKMPRNESKIRTVYLRITVDGIPKETSTKRKWDSTRWDQKTERAIGSKEDARSLNFFLDSLILKINEYKTEIMYSGKPVTSQKVMDYLLGKITPRVKVLEEFQKHNDEMTALLGKGYAKGTLDRFTITINHLRSFIRFKFNADDIEFTDLNLEFIKDFEFYLRTVRNCSNNTTLKYIANFKKIVIRAIDKEVILKDPFKNFKSRKTKMVKKPLSTQELYELERHYFTTERLNVVRDVFVFQCYTGLAYIDAYQLKKTDIKDGIDGNAWIMSERQKTGSPTNVPLLPQALKIIKKYEEHPLCLQRGTVLPVSSNQKMNEYLKEIATLCGFPFTLNTHMARRTFGSTVTLNNNVPINVVKEMLGHASVKQTEAYAITEQITIGREMSLLNKRLTKTSLKMSKVDLAVLSRLEKDIKTIKEKYNIPSS
- a CDS encoding TlpA family protein disulfide reductase, whose translation is MSLKESLGKVTIVDFWASWCGPCRQENPNVVAIYKEFHSKGLNIIGVSLDKDAAKWKEAIAKDKLTWNQVSNLKFWDEPIAKQYQVESIPATFILDASGKVVAKDLRGDELRAKIKELLAK